From one Deinococcus aetherius genomic stretch:
- a CDS encoding sugar ABC transporter permease: MTATPTPTPGSGPGRSSSPLPPGGYVHHEPGPLRRALPWTVLAALVLGLGVLGYFLARNMEGRPRSFTIYFIEGGWIRFLLFLLAASGVLALTSLIGQRIGQARTGRKVSYAAVLGDQLTHLFLILVVLVAIYPLFYVLLAAFDPRNSLFAFPDFSNPNILYRSGLLPNLNVLSLENFRRLFDGVTIPGWQIVLAVIGGAALAALLLLTLRGRLGGESARLTSARTWVMRILIAALAVLVVFMTPAQFTGPGNESKFLLSVRNTLLVSGITGALAILLSTSAGYAMARLRFPGRFQTLLFFIFIQMFPVFLALVAVYTLMVLLGLNNTFTGLILAYSGGAIAFNTWIFKGYVESLPESLEEAAMVDGATRWQTFLRVVLPLSGGILVFIFLNQFIGTYAEFILANVLLTGVEKWTVGVMLLSFTSGQFSTKWGIFAAAATLGALPIVALFYGFQRYFVGGTMAGGVKE, translated from the coding sequence ATGACCGCCACGCCGACGCCCACTCCCGGCAGCGGGCCGGGCCGCTCTTCCTCTCCCCTGCCGCCGGGCGGATATGTTCATCACGAGCCAGGCCCCCTGCGGCGGGCGCTGCCCTGGACCGTGCTGGCCGCGCTGGTGCTCGGCCTCGGCGTGTTGGGGTATTTCCTGGCGCGCAATATGGAGGGGCGGCCCCGCAGCTTCACGATCTATTTCATCGAGGGCGGCTGGATTCGCTTCCTGCTGTTCCTGCTCGCGGCGAGCGGGGTGCTGGCCCTCACCAGCCTGATCGGGCAACGCATCGGGCAGGCTCGGACGGGGCGCAAGGTCAGCTACGCGGCCGTGCTGGGTGACCAGCTCACGCACCTCTTTCTGATTCTGGTCGTGCTGGTGGCGATCTACCCCCTCTTCTACGTGCTGCTGGCAGCCTTTGACCCCCGCAACAGCCTCTTCGCGTTCCCGGACTTCAGCAACCCGAACATCCTGTACCGTTCGGGGCTGCTGCCCAACCTGAACGTCCTGAGCCTGGAGAACTTTCGGCGGCTCTTCGACGGGGTGACCATCCCGGGCTGGCAGATCGTTCTGGCAGTGATCGGCGGGGCGGCCCTGGCCGCCCTGCTGCTGCTCACGCTGAGGGGCCGCCTGGGCGGCGAGTCGGCGAGGTTGACGAGCGCCCGCACCTGGGTGATGCGCATATTGATCGCTGCGCTGGCCGTGCTGGTGGTCTTCATGACACCCGCGCAGTTCACCGGGCCGGGCAACGAGAGCAAGTTCCTGCTGTCGGTGCGCAACACCCTGCTGGTGTCGGGCATCACCGGCGCCCTGGCGATCCTGCTCTCCACCTCCGCCGGGTACGCGATGGCCCGTCTGCGTTTTCCGGGCCGCTTCCAGACCCTGCTGTTTTTCATCTTCATCCAGATGTTCCCGGTCTTTCTCGCGCTCGTCGCCGTGTATACCCTGATGGTGCTCCTCGGGCTGAACAACACCTTCACCGGGCTGATCCTGGCGTACTCGGGCGGGGCCATCGCCTTCAACACCTGGATCTTCAAGGGCTACGTCGAGAGTCTCCCCGAGTCGCTGGAGGAAGCCGCGATGGTGGACGGGGCGACCCGCTGGCAGACCTTCCTGCGGGTGGTGCTGCCGCTGTCGGGGGGCATCCTGGTGTTCATCTTCCTGAACCAGTTCATCGGTACGTACGCCGAGTTCATCCTGGCGAACGTGCTGCTGACCGGGGTGGAGAAGTGGACGGTGGGCGTGATGCTCCTGAGCTTCACGAGCGGCCAGTTCTCGACCAAGTGGGGCATCTTCGCCGCCGCCGCCACCCTCGGGGCGCTGCCCATCGTGGCGCTGTTCTACGGCTTCCAGCGCTACTTCGTGGGCGGCACGATGGCGGGCGGCGTCAAGGAGTAA
- a CDS encoding AbrB/MazE/SpoVT family DNA-binding domain-containing protein translates to MSIKEHGRMNLPKELREALRVKEGESLIFRVREDGSAEVITPQTLARRGRGLFAHLKRVESKTDAFIEERRQETDK, encoded by the coding sequence GTGTCGATCAAAGAGCACGGGCGTATGAACCTTCCCAAGGAACTTAGGGAGGCGTTGAGGGTGAAAGAAGGCGAGAGCCTGATCTTCCGGGTTCGGGAGGATGGAAGTGCGGAGGTCATCACACCCCAGACCCTTGCACGGCGAGGGCGTGGGCTGTTCGCTCACCTCAAGCGGGTAGAAAGCAAGACAGATGCTTTCATTGAGGAACGCCGTCAGGAGACGGACAAGTGA
- a CDS encoding ABC transporter permease subunit, with protein sequence MTVTLPAAPRQSATPPEGTRGVLLAVLVLALLLGGAALFGWLLSSLTARFLPGAPPYIILVYGLAALVVAMPFVARRFFWITTWYYLFPALVFLAAFTVLPVVLTVNYAFTNYSGQNSGNPDSAVRTEVRLSPERRTVTLAETPEATSVQEYLRCKAVNCADASLALLDEEAALPLRVKIMAVQGKTLTLVAPVPDTFQPVSATRINSYGYVGLANFQEIFAKASTALIPVFVWTVVFAFSTVVLNAVAGLILGILLYNKRLKGRNIYRTLLFLPWAIPTVISVQMWVALFNQQFGIVNKTLGLLGLTAVPWLGDPLWAKISILFVNLWLGFPYMMTATISALSTINEDLYEAASIDGASRWQQITNITLPLLRTSFTPILLSAFAFNFNNFGIIYLLTQGGPPQEGRESTAQSTDILLSWGYNTAFASSGGQNYSLASAIALIIFFLTLAISLVNFRAAGVFREARK encoded by the coding sequence ATGACCGTAACCCTACCCGCTGCTCCCCGGCAGTCCGCCACGCCCCCCGAGGGCACGCGCGGGGTGCTGCTGGCCGTCCTCGTGCTCGCGCTGCTGCTCGGAGGCGCCGCGCTGTTCGGCTGGCTCCTCTCCAGCCTGACGGCACGGTTCCTGCCTGGTGCCCCGCCCTACATCATCCTGGTCTATGGCCTGGCGGCCCTGGTGGTGGCGATGCCCTTCGTCGCCCGCCGGTTTTTCTGGATCACCACCTGGTACTACCTCTTCCCGGCGCTGGTGTTCCTGGCGGCCTTCACGGTGCTGCCAGTGGTCCTGACCGTAAATTACGCCTTCACCAACTACAGCGGTCAGAACAGCGGCAACCCCGACTCGGCGGTGCGTACGGAGGTGCGGCTGAGCCCGGAGCGCCGCACCGTGACTCTGGCGGAGACACCTGAGGCTACCTCTGTTCAGGAGTATCTGCGCTGCAAGGCGGTGAACTGCGCGGACGCCTCGCTGGCGCTGCTTGACGAGGAGGCCGCCCTCCCGTTGCGCGTGAAGATCATGGCGGTACAGGGCAAGACCCTGACGCTCGTCGCCCCGGTGCCCGACACCTTCCAGCCGGTGTCGGCGACGCGCATCAACAGTTACGGCTACGTGGGGCTGGCGAACTTCCAGGAGATCTTCGCCAAGGCGAGCACGGCGCTGATTCCGGTCTTCGTCTGGACGGTGGTGTTCGCCTTCTCCACGGTGGTGCTCAACGCCGTCGCCGGGCTGATCCTGGGCATCCTGCTGTACAACAAGCGGCTCAAGGGCCGCAACATCTACCGCACGCTGCTCTTCTTGCCGTGGGCGATCCCGACGGTGATCAGCGTGCAGATGTGGGTAGCCCTGTTCAACCAGCAGTTCGGCATCGTGAACAAGACGCTCGGGCTGCTGGGGTTGACCGCCGTGCCGTGGCTGGGCGATCCCCTGTGGGCCAAGATCAGCATCCTGTTCGTCAACCTGTGGCTGGGCTTTCCGTACATGATGACGGCCACCATCAGCGCCCTCTCGACGATCAACGAGGACCTCTACGAGGCCGCGAGCATCGACGGGGCCAGCCGCTGGCAGCAGATCACGAACATCACGCTGCCGCTGCTCAGAACCTCCTTCACGCCGATTCTGCTGTCGGCCTTCGCCTTCAACTTCAACAACTTCGGGATCATCTACCTGCTGACCCAGGGCGGCCCCCCGCAGGAGGGGCGCGAGAGCACGGCGCAGAGCACCGACATCCTGCTGTCGTGGGGGTACAACACGGCCTTCGCCTCCTCGGGCGGGCAGAACTATTCGCTGGCAAGCGCGATTGCGCTGATCATCTTCTTCTTGACGCTCGCGATCTCGCTGGTGAACTTCCGGGCGGCGGGCGTGTTTCGGGAGGCCCGCAAGTGA
- a CDS encoding LacI family DNA-binding transcriptional regulator, which produces MKTGGKAATLADVAEMAEVSQQTVSRVVNNQGPVAARTRARVMEAVGHLNYVPNRLAQGLARQRSHSIGFATNDISLHAPSQLTSGIERAAREAGFSLVVSIVPGYGLGKVTQTVRTLKERQVDGVLINASLSGADAAEIARRFPDLPCVFMDVPADAPVSAALLDQYHGAALAARHLVDLGHTRIACIHAPQDAVAEHSRLQGWREVLGGRGLTLVAEQEGDWSPASGYRAALALLASGVSFTGLLVGNDQMAVGVLRALWERGLSVPGDVSVIGYDDTAESALLIPPLTTVRQDFPTLGQRAFHHLKALLGGQDPPRMTLTRPALVVRASTAAPRSGERLRLQDALHLLQRHLEGAGGQEPPGRT; this is translated from the coding sequence GTGAAGACAGGGGGAAAGGCAGCCACGCTGGCAGATGTGGCCGAGATGGCGGAGGTCTCTCAGCAGACGGTCTCGCGCGTCGTCAACAACCAGGGTCCCGTGGCGGCCCGTACCCGCGCCCGGGTGATGGAGGCGGTGGGCCACCTGAACTACGTTCCCAACCGGCTGGCCCAGGGGCTGGCGCGGCAGCGCAGTCACTCCATCGGCTTCGCCACCAACGACATCTCGCTGCACGCCCCGTCGCAACTCACCTCGGGCATCGAACGGGCCGCGCGGGAAGCGGGCTTCAGCCTGGTCGTCTCCATCGTGCCCGGCTACGGTTTGGGAAAAGTCACGCAGACGGTGCGGACCCTCAAGGAGCGCCAGGTCGATGGGGTCCTGATCAACGCCTCGCTGAGCGGCGCGGACGCCGCCGAGATCGCCCGGCGTTTTCCAGATCTGCCCTGCGTCTTTATGGACGTGCCCGCTGACGCTCCCGTGAGTGCGGCGCTGCTCGACCAGTACCATGGCGCCGCGCTGGCCGCCCGGCATCTGGTGGACCTGGGGCATACCCGCATCGCCTGCATACACGCTCCCCAGGACGCGGTGGCCGAACACTCCCGCTTGCAGGGCTGGCGGGAGGTGCTGGGGGGACGCGGCCTCACCCTCGTGGCCGAGCAGGAGGGCGACTGGAGCCCGGCGAGCGGCTACCGGGCAGCCCTGGCGCTGCTGGCCTCCGGGGTGAGCTTCACGGGGCTGCTGGTCGGAAACGATCAGATGGCGGTGGGCGTGCTCCGGGCCCTCTGGGAGCGGGGCCTGAGCGTGCCCGGCGACGTCTCGGTGATCGGCTACGACGACACGGCCGAGAGTGCGCTGCTGATCCCCCCCCTCACCACGGTCCGGCAGGACTTTCCCACGCTGGGCCAGCGGGCTTTTCACCATCTCAAGGCCCTGCTGGGCGGACAGGACCCACCGAGGATGACGCTGACCCGGCCTGCACTGGTGGTGCGGGCCAGCACCGCCGCCCCCCGCTCGGGTGAGCGGTTGCGACTGCAAGACGCCCTGCACCTCCTGCAACGCCATCTGGAGGGAGCAGGAGGGCAGGAGCCCCCGGGCCGGACTTAA
- a CDS encoding sugar ABC transporter substrate-binding protein yields the protein MKKMLVLMSLALAGSASAANLTVWSHFTDAAEVSWLKAQADAYSKASGNKVTIVSLPLDQIPDKLIQAAPKGQGPDMVVTLPQDRFGQLAAAGVIEPMDRYVVSKTDLDRTAVQAMTYRGKLFGLPMFAESVALIYNKKLVPKAPTTWNEFISAAQKNTGNGKFGFLVDLGNAYANYGFFSAYGSYIFKNNGGTLNVGDVGIGNAGAQKALSLMNDLRYKYKLVPEGVSADAAKSAFVDGRLAMVVTGPWDMGDIKKAGIDYGITTIPTPPGATGKWGPFVGVQGVVINAYSKNKGAAAQFAKALVTSPAQFAFNQAGGRIPVSLAARTRLKADPVVAGFGKAISAGTPMPNVPEMGAVWGPWGSAVAQSVQKPSPNYATILANALKEIKGSIK from the coding sequence ATGAAAAAGATGCTCGTTCTGATGTCCCTGGCCCTGGCGGGCAGCGCCAGCGCCGCCAACCTCACCGTCTGGAGCCACTTTACCGACGCCGCCGAGGTGTCTTGGCTCAAGGCCCAGGCCGACGCCTACAGCAAGGCCAGTGGGAACAAGGTCACCATCGTGAGCCTGCCGCTCGACCAGATCCCCGACAAGCTGATCCAGGCCGCCCCCAAGGGGCAGGGGCCCGATATGGTCGTGACCCTCCCGCAGGACCGCTTCGGCCAACTGGCGGCGGCGGGCGTGATCGAGCCGATGGACAGGTACGTCGTGAGCAAGACGGACCTCGACCGAACCGCCGTGCAGGCCATGACTTACCGGGGCAAGCTCTTCGGTCTGCCGATGTTCGCCGAGTCCGTAGCCCTGATCTACAACAAGAAGCTGGTCCCCAAGGCCCCGACCACCTGGAACGAGTTCATCAGCGCGGCCCAGAAGAACACCGGAAACGGCAAGTTCGGCTTCCTGGTCGATCTGGGCAACGCCTACGCCAACTACGGCTTTTTCAGCGCCTACGGCAGCTACATCTTCAAGAACAACGGCGGCACCCTGAACGTGGGGGACGTGGGGATCGGCAACGCTGGCGCCCAGAAGGCCCTGTCCTTGATGAACGACCTGCGCTACAAGTACAAGCTGGTGCCGGAGGGCGTGTCCGCCGACGCCGCCAAGAGCGCCTTTGTAGACGGGCGGCTGGCGATGGTCGTGACCGGGCCCTGGGACATGGGCGACATCAAGAAGGCCGGGATCGACTACGGCATCACCACCATCCCGACGCCTCCCGGGGCCACCGGGAAATGGGGGCCGTTCGTCGGAGTGCAGGGCGTCGTCATCAATGCCTATAGCAAGAACAAGGGTGCAGCGGCGCAGTTCGCCAAGGCGCTGGTCACCAGCCCGGCGCAGTTCGCCTTTAACCAGGCGGGCGGGCGCATTCCCGTGAGCCTCGCGGCGCGGACCCGGCTCAAGGCGGACCCGGTGGTGGCGGGCTTCGGCAAGGCGATCTCGGCGGGAACCCCCATGCCGAACGTGCCGGAGATGGGAGCGGTCTGGGGGCCGTGGGGCAGTGCCGTGGCGCAGAGCGTGCAGAAGCCGAGCCCCAACTACGCCACGATCCTGGCGAACGCCCTGAAGGAGATCAAGGGCAGCATCAAGTAA
- a CDS encoding PIN domain-containing protein has protein sequence MIVLDASALLAYVYEEPGAETVEAALAEADIHAVNFAGVLSRLAERGSFPEDSLGCWKRAG, from the coding sequence GTGATCGTACTCGACGCCTCCGCCCTGCTGGCCTACGTCTACGAAGAGCCCGGGGCAGAGACGGTGGAAGCTGCACTGGCGGAAGCGGACATTCATGCTGTGAACTTCGCAGGGGTGCTGTCGCGGCTGGCCGAGCGGGGCAGCTTCCCGGAGGATTCACTGGGGTGCTGGAAGCGGGCGGGGTAA
- a CDS encoding arabinogalactan endo-1,4-beta-galactosidase, whose translation MKSVLNSRPHLSVLGLLTLALGACSSERSSPAALRAQATAPSEWIRGIDVSEARGAEAAGVQFRDRDGTVKPALQLVTDHGYNWVRVRLMVDPDGRYGLLQDLPYVKAVMQDAKGRGLKVLLDLHYSHWWTDPGNQWTPSRWAGQDVNTLASSVYSYTKDVITGLRAQGTAPDMVQIGNEINGGMLWENGRIANMANFVKLTNAGANAVRDASGGKATMPPIMVHLAKTGDAAQTVAWYQAFINAGGWVDTIGLSYYPMWHGDFSGLGSTISALRSNFPWAKVYLAETAFYWDQNQGGYTNLPYPQTPQGQYDYLKALTPVVRNAGGSGIFYWGAFWSQSSRWLMAPDWTDDDASRRSLFDDAARATVGIDGLN comes from the coding sequence ATGAAGAGTGTGCTGAACTCCCGCCCCCATCTGTCGGTGCTGGGCCTGCTCACCCTGGCCCTCGGTGCCTGCTCCTCCGAGCGGTCCAGCCCGGCGGCGCTGAGAGCGCAGGCCACCGCTCCCAGCGAGTGGATCAGGGGGATCGACGTCTCCGAGGCCCGGGGAGCGGAGGCGGCAGGAGTGCAGTTCAGGGACCGGGACGGCACCGTCAAGCCCGCCCTCCAGCTTGTCACCGACCACGGGTACAACTGGGTGCGCGTGCGGCTGATGGTGGACCCGGACGGTCGGTACGGCCTGTTGCAGGACCTGCCCTATGTCAAGGCGGTCATGCAGGACGCCAAGGGACGCGGGCTGAAGGTGCTGCTCGACTTACACTACTCCCACTGGTGGACTGACCCCGGCAACCAGTGGACACCCTCCCGCTGGGCCGGGCAGGACGTGAACACCCTCGCCAGTTCCGTCTACAGCTACACGAAGGACGTGATCACCGGGCTCCGCGCTCAGGGCACCGCGCCAGACATGGTTCAGATCGGCAACGAGATCAATGGCGGGATGCTGTGGGAGAACGGGCGCATCGCCAACATGGCGAACTTCGTCAAGCTCACCAACGCCGGGGCGAACGCGGTGCGGGACGCCAGCGGCGGCAAGGCCACCATGCCGCCCATCATGGTCCACCTCGCCAAGACGGGGGACGCCGCCCAGACCGTAGCCTGGTACCAGGCGTTCATCAACGCGGGCGGCTGGGTGGACACCATCGGGTTGTCGTACTACCCCATGTGGCACGGCGACTTCTCAGGCCTCGGCAGCACCATCTCGGCCCTGCGCTCGAACTTTCCCTGGGCGAAGGTGTACCTGGCCGAAACGGCCTTCTACTGGGATCAGAACCAGGGCGGGTACACCAACCTGCCCTACCCGCAGACCCCGCAGGGGCAGTACGACTATCTTAAAGCTCTCACCCCGGTCGTCCGGAACGCCGGAGGCAGCGGCATCTTCTACTGGGGAGCCTTCTGGTCCCAGAGCAGCAGATGGCTGATGGCCCCCGACTGGACCGATGACGACGCCTCACGCCGCTCCCTGTTCGACGACGCTGCCCGCGCGACGGTCGGCATCGACGGCCTGAACTGA
- a CDS encoding TetR/AcrR family transcriptional regulator encodes MSQPKTRPRNRRGEGGRLREDILRTAAELLDGGGEGAVTLRDIARIVGISAPSIYNHFADRDAILLAVVQQTFAELGAELGAALDRAGPEPVTRLRAFCQAYLNFSLERPQRYRILFGGLWNARQAPSVQPQAADLGLDVFALLVETLRACVRAGRSTSTDPTADAAALWVALHGLAQLRTAASLFPWPEELLERLTNRLAGLTPWP; translated from the coding sequence GTGAGCCAGCCCAAGACACGACCCCGCAACCGTCGCGGTGAGGGTGGACGCCTGCGCGAGGACATCCTGCGCACCGCCGCCGAACTGCTGGACGGGGGAGGTGAGGGGGCCGTGACCCTGCGCGATATCGCCCGGATCGTCGGCATTTCGGCCCCGTCGATCTACAACCACTTCGCCGACCGCGACGCGATCCTGCTCGCCGTGGTGCAGCAGACCTTTGCCGAGTTGGGCGCCGAACTGGGGGCGGCGCTGGACCGGGCGGGGCCGGAACCGGTGACCCGGCTGCGGGCGTTCTGCCAGGCGTACCTGAACTTCTCCCTGGAGCGCCCGCAACGCTACCGCATCCTGTTCGGGGGCCTGTGGAACGCCCGGCAGGCGCCCAGCGTGCAGCCTCAGGCCGCCGACCTCGGGCTCGACGTGTTCGCGCTGCTGGTCGAGACGCTCAGGGCCTGTGTTCGGGCCGGGCGCTCGACCAGCACCGATCCCACGGCCGACGCGGCGGCGCTGTGGGTGGCGCTCCACGGCCTGGCCCAACTGCGCACCGCCGCCTCTCTGTTTCCCTGGCCCGAGGAGTTACTGGAGCGCCTGACCAACCGACTGGCCGGCCTCACCCCCTGGCCCTGA
- a CDS encoding beta-galactosidase: protein MPRTFPLYLSHLELGVCDYPEHVPQDRWAGYARAQRALGLRFVRLAEFAWSRLEPRPGEYDWAWLDEALETYAAAGLQVVLCTPTAAPPAWLIAQHPEVLPQGRAGELKTFGSRRHYDPSSPVFRDHSRRITRAMAERYGEHPAVVGWQTDNEFGWGDTAQSYTPAALTAFWRWLGERYGTVEALNEAWGNVFWSMEYGDFEQIPLPGQAVAEVNPAHALDFLRFSSDQIATFQEEQVVILRECSPGRFVTHNYMGFFSGFDHYRVSRCLDFASWDSYPTGTLEAVGEWGLAEPELMLDFARTGHPDVTAFNHDLYRGMVKGSTGKDDPPGFWVMEQQCGQVNWAPSNPLPARGAVELWTAQAWAHGADVVSYFRWRAATIAQEVLHSGLLRHNERPDRGYAEVAALDTAQFPTGDVPAKVALLHDYESLWLYNMQPHAEGMNYWAQTFAYYRALRSLGMDVDVVHPESDLSGYALIVAPALTMMTPQRARHLETAAGRSTLVFGPRTAFRTSSGRTPEEGQFGELSTLVGASLSNYDSLRPGMGQEVEGTEQPPHLAQHWAESYEPGGAQTLCRYRGGPLDGEAAVIRHGNVTVIGAHSETLITEVLEERLRAVKLRPTRLPEGVRLSRRGGVTLLQNWNGHAVTWQGLELAPVSTRPLQLSEVPA, encoded by the coding sequence ATGCCCCGAACGTTCCCCCTCTACCTCTCCCACCTCGAACTCGGGGTCTGCGATTACCCGGAGCATGTGCCGCAAGACCGCTGGGCCGGGTACGCCCGGGCACAACGGGCGCTGGGCCTGCGGTTCGTGCGTCTCGCGGAGTTCGCCTGGAGCCGCCTGGAACCCCGGCCCGGAGAGTACGACTGGGCCTGGCTGGATGAGGCCCTAGAGACCTACGCGGCGGCGGGCCTCCAGGTCGTCCTGTGTACCCCCACGGCGGCCCCCCCGGCCTGGCTGATCGCCCAGCATCCCGAAGTGCTGCCCCAGGGACGCGCGGGCGAGCTCAAGACCTTCGGCTCACGGCGACACTACGATCCTTCCAGCCCGGTCTTCCGTGACCATTCCCGCCGGATCACCCGGGCGATGGCGGAACGCTACGGCGAGCACCCGGCGGTCGTGGGCTGGCAGACCGACAACGAGTTCGGCTGGGGGGACACCGCGCAGAGTTACACCCCGGCGGCCCTGACCGCCTTCTGGCGCTGGCTGGGGGAACGCTACGGCACGGTGGAGGCGCTGAACGAGGCGTGGGGCAACGTCTTCTGGAGCATGGAGTACGGCGACTTCGAGCAGATTCCCCTGCCAGGACAGGCGGTGGCCGAAGTCAACCCGGCCCACGCCCTGGACTTCCTGCGCTTTTCGAGTGACCAGATCGCCACGTTCCAGGAAGAACAGGTCGTCATCCTCCGGGAGTGCTCGCCGGGGCGGTTCGTGACCCACAACTACATGGGCTTTTTCAGCGGCTTCGACCACTACCGGGTGAGCCGGTGCCTGGACTTCGCCAGTTGGGACAGCTACCCGACCGGGACCCTGGAGGCCGTGGGGGAGTGGGGGCTGGCCGAGCCGGAGCTGATGCTGGACTTTGCCCGGACCGGCCACCCGGACGTGACTGCCTTCAACCACGACCTGTACCGGGGCATGGTGAAGGGGAGCACAGGGAAGGACGATCCCCCCGGCTTCTGGGTGATGGAGCAACAATGCGGACAGGTGAACTGGGCACCGTCCAATCCGCTGCCCGCCCGGGGCGCGGTGGAACTCTGGACCGCCCAGGCCTGGGCCCACGGCGCGGATGTGGTGAGCTATTTCCGCTGGCGCGCGGCGACCATAGCCCAGGAAGTCCTGCACTCCGGCCTCCTGCGCCACAACGAGCGGCCTGACCGAGGGTACGCAGAGGTCGCGGCGCTGGACACGGCGCAGTTCCCCACCGGAGACGTGCCCGCCAAGGTTGCCCTGCTCCACGACTACGAGAGCTTGTGGCTGTACAACATGCAGCCCCACGCCGAGGGGATGAACTACTGGGCGCAGACCTTCGCCTACTACCGCGCCCTGCGCTCCCTGGGCATGGACGTGGACGTGGTGCACCCGGAGAGTGACCTGAGCGGCTACGCGCTGATCGTGGCCCCGGCCCTGACGATGATGACGCCCCAGCGGGCCCGGCATCTGGAGACGGCCGCCGGGCGCAGCACACTGGTCTTTGGGCCCCGCACCGCCTTCCGCACTTCGTCCGGTCGCACGCCCGAGGAGGGCCAGTTCGGTGAGTTGAGCACGCTGGTGGGCGCCTCACTCTCGAACTACGACAGCCTGCGCCCCGGAATGGGTCAGGAAGTGGAGGGGACGGAACAGCCGCCGCATCTGGCCCAACACTGGGCGGAGAGCTACGAACCTGGGGGAGCACAGACGCTCTGCCGCTACCGGGGCGGCCCACTGGATGGGGAAGCGGCGGTCATCCGCCACGGGAACGTCACGGTGATCGGGGCGCACAGCGAGACCCTGATCACCGAGGTGCTGGAGGAGCGGCTCAGGGCCGTGAAGCTGCGCCCCACGCGGCTCCCCGAAGGGGTGCGCCTCTCCCGGCGCGGCGGGGTCACGCTGCTTCAGAACTGGAACGGCCACGCCGTGACCTGGCAGGGGCTGGAGCTGGCCCCCGTCAGCACCCGCCCACTTCAGCTCTCGGAGGTGCCCGCATGA
- a CDS encoding PIN domain-containing protein: MKLLTVDVGTVQDALNAARLRPLTKSAELSLGDRYCLALAQRLGVPVLTADRAWSSLSAGVPVTVIR, translated from the coding sequence ATGAAGCTGCTGACGGTGGATGTGGGGACGGTTCAGGACGCGTTGAACGCCGCTCGCCTCCGGCCCCTGACCAAGAGCGCTGAGCTCTCCCTCGGTGACCGCTACTGTCTCGCCCTCGCGCAGCGCCTCGGCGTGCCGGTGCTCACCGCAGACCGGGCCTGGAGCAGTCTGAGCGCCGGCGTGCCCGTCACCGTGATTCGGTGA